The following are encoded together in the Malaya genurostris strain Urasoe2022 chromosome 3, Malgen_1.1, whole genome shotgun sequence genome:
- the LOC131436460 gene encoding GPI ethanolamine phosphate transferase 3, whose protein sequence is MSKSWNYVFVLVWLSAILVAGIHLFSKGFLLTRIAQTDFSTCIRYDDYQCPTENGFHTTCNSSQKVLSILKDVNRSAKICLPPKSKVILLVIDALRYDFGTYNSSLDSPLPFQNNLPVLTELMNHYPERTRKLKFVADPPTTTLQRLKGMTTGSLPTFIDIGSNFASPEINEDNVVDQWVRLNRTVVFLGDSTWTELFPGRFKRKFDFPSFNIHDLDTVDRAIEGLLPREIASNDWDVIVAHLLGVDHCGHRYGPLHGEMRRKLREMNEFIRNVTEQMDNETTLIVIGDHGMTQTGDHGGESAEEINALFFMYSKGIDLLPEEYDGFSKTIQQIDLVPLLANLLGVPIPYSNLGQVNFQLLPDVSVDSFLRYQVALLHLWQNARQIQSYFQQYAESNRGTFTVEQLDDLDNKFLILTQRVNTVYTEAAFQSLSKDLRLYLGDILKSCRNIWVKFDAQLISHGLLITVLCCFTIFMLITNSNAQQLGRVFNGTTIYYIVVLTFMAAASGFFFYRDFSLSSAEHGIIFFASMASIVVLLGLIIKNWSNITENISQHQHSKNFVTRISFAFTTCVFFSNSFIIEEQKILSYVLIGLFLLALYNAQMNSQFKVTRFRWIVLRKSTILKLLALALLAISLVRISSNYFRCREEQGNCTDYLMTAPTLDARRKTGPQFDIVPVIALALYIICARLYLRTCGNLTGNAVNILLARYGPTVGTVCACGHFVLARSNTKGIPQIHIDALAWVVYVLFLIQIVTILVKPLMIYILPKRKEMMNILYGDRNLAPEIYKQLKDNYNSKNPSPPDEVPIVCGLATVYSSVFIAVGVFLTILLSLLLGSSGTTGLILTLVITICYGIISSIVQYENSTNLQTCLQPTFTSLLCWVILMQFGFYATSHQPTMSQIDWNAAFIGRTWHYDNNNLISAALVLLNTFSVSFLLSVLFPLIIFTPFCVYTMWPALAQKIYQKTSGGSKSGPKSVRRTDGGSVEYRSVTVNKNDDSSTETTKIETDFDVTKGEINLYENENLFIGTVFKTGCQLLLIQGIRIFCAMLACTLHCRHLMVWKIFAPRFIYEGIGSYIVFIGITLGFLLLLRVHQSVSSLISRINKQR, encoded by the exons ATGAGCAAATCGTGGAATTATGTGTTCGTGCTTGTTTGGCTCTCAGCCATTCTCGTTGCCGGAATACACCTCTTTTCTAAAGGATTCTTGCTGACTAGAATCGCACAGACGGATTTCAGCACTTGCATTCGCTATGATGACTATCAATGTCCCACCGAAAATGGTTTCCAT ACCACCTGCAACAGTTCACAGAAAGTTCTATCCATTCTGAAAGATGTGAACCGGTCAGCTAAAATTTGTCTTCCTCCGAAAAGCAAGGTTATTCTGCTAGTCATCGATGCATTGCGGTACGATTTTGGAACGTATAACTCAAGCCTTGATAGTCCACTACCGTTTCAAAACAACCTTCCGGTACTGACGGAACTAATGAACCATTATCCGGAACGTACAAGAAAATTAAAATTCGTGGCCGATCCACCAACAACGACACTTCAGCGTTTGAAGGGAATGACTACTGGCAGCCTACCGACGTTCATTGATATTGGGTCAAATTTTGCTTCACCGGAAATAAACGAGGACAATGTAGTGGACCAGTGGGTACGGTTGAATCGCACAGTCGTATTTTTGGGAGATAGTACCTGGACAGAACTGTTTCCGGGTCGATTTAAACGGAAGTTTGATTTCCCTAGCTTTAACATTCACGATTTAGATACGGTTGACCGAGCGATTGAAGGATTGCTTCCGCGGGAAATTGCCAGCAACGACTGGGACGTGATTGTTGCGCACCTACTAGGCGTTGATCATTGTGGACATCGATACGGACCGCTGCATGGTGAAATGCGTCGGAAACTACGGGAAATGAATGAATTTATTCGGAATGTGACAGAACAGATGGACAACGAAACGACATTGATTGTAATCGGTGATCACGGAATGACTCAAACTGGAGACCACGGCGGAGAATCGGCTGAAGAAATAAACGccttatttttcatgtattcgAAAGGAATTGATTTACTACCAGAAGAGTACGATGGTTTCAGTAAAACAATTCAGCAAATCGATCTTGTACCACTATTGGCAAACCTGCTCGGAGTTCCGATCCCGTACTCGAACCTAGGACAAGTTAATTTTCAGCTTCTTCCGGATGTAAGCGTTGATTCGTTTCTTCGATATCAAGTGGCCCTTTTGCATCTATGGCAGAATGCTCGACAAATTCAAAGCTATTTCCAACAGTATGCCGAGTCGAATCGTGGAACGTTTACCGTAGAACAGTTGGATGATCTGGACAACAAGTTCCTCATTCTAACGCAACGCGTAAATACCGTGTACACGGAGGCTGCTTTTCAGAGTTTATCGAAAGACCTACGGCTGTACCTGGGCGATATTCTGAAAAGCTGTCGAAACATTTGGGTCAAGTTCGATGCGCAGCTGATCTCTCACGGTCTGCTGATAACAGTTCTTTGTTGCTTCACGATTTTTATGCTTATCACCAATTCGAATGCCCAGCAGCTGGGACGAGTCTTCAATGGAACCACGATTTATTACATTGTCGTGCTGACTTTCATGGCAGCAGCGTCCGGATTTTTCTTCTATCGAGATTTCAGCCTATCTTCAGCAGAACATGGAATTATCTTTTTCGCATCGATGGCATCCATCGTGGTACTACTCGGTCTCATCATTAAAAACTGGAGCAATATCACGGAAAATATTAGCCAGCACCAACATTCGAAGAATTTCGTCACTCGGATATCGTTCGCATTTACAACGTGTGTATTTTTCTCCAACAGTTTTATCATAGAAGAACAAAAGATTTTGTCGTACGTGTTGATCGGATTGTTTTTGCTTGCACTGTACAACGCTCAGATGAACAGTCAGTTCAAAGTGACACGCTTCCGGTGGATTGTTTTGCGTAAATCTacgattttaaaactacttGCCTTGGCATTGCTAGCAATCTCACTGGTGCGGATATCGAGTAACTACTTCCGTTGTCGGGAAGAGCAAGGAAACTGTACGGACTACTTGATGACTGCACCGACATTGGATGCACGACGGAAAACTGGACCACAATTTGATATCGTTCCGGTTATTGCGCTGGCACTGTACATCATTTGTGCTCGGTTGTATCTAAGAACTTGTGGTAATTTAACTGGAAATGCCGTAAACATCCTACTGGCTAGGTATGGTCCAACAGTTGGCACGGTATGTGCTTGTGGTCATTTTGTGCTAGCTAGAAGTAACACCAAAGGGATTCCGCAGATACACATAGATGCCCTTGCTTGGGTTGTGTATGTTTTGTTTCTGATTCAAATCGTGACCATTCTTGTGAAGCCTCTAATGATTTACATTCTTCCCAAGAGGAAGGAGATGATGAATATACTCTACGGCGATCGCAATCTGGCTCCTGAGATCTATAAACAATTAAAAGATAACTACAACTCCAAAAACCCGTCTCCCCCAGATGAAGTACCCATTGTTTGCGGTCTGGCGACTGTCTATTCGTCAGTGTTCATCGCTGTAGGAGTGTTTCTCACCATTCTTCTTTCTCTACTGCTTGGTTCCTCCGGAACCACCGGTCTGATACTGACTCTCGTTATCACCATTTGCTACGGAATTATATCGTCCATCGTTCAGTACGAAAACTCAACCAATCTTCAGACCTGCCTACAGCCGACGTTTACCAGCTTGCTCTGTTGGGTGATTCTGATGCAATTTGGATTTTATGCCACTTCCCACCAACCGACGATGTCGCAAATCGATTGGAATGCCGCATTTATTGGACGCACCTGGCACTACGATAACAACAATTTGATTTCAGCTGCGTTGGTTCTGCTGAACACTTTTTCGGTTTCGTTTCTGTTGTCGGTGCTCTTTCCGTTAATCATTTTTACTCCATTCTGTGTTTACACAATGTGGCCTGCGTTGGCGCAGAAAATTTACCAGAAGACAAGTGGAGGATCCAAATCGGGTCCTAAAAGTGTTCGCCGAACTGACGGAGGCAGCGTTGAGTACCGAAGCGTGACCGTTAACAAAAATGACGACTCTAGCACAGAAACAACTAAAATAGAAACTGATTTCGATGTGACCAAGGGAGAAATAAATTTGTACGAGAACGAAAACCTATTTATTGGAACCGTATTCAAAACTGGCTGTCAGCTTCTGCTTATCCAGGGTATCCGC ATATTCTGTGCGATGCTCGCCTGTACGCTACATTGCCGACATTTGATGGTGTGGAAAATTTTCGCTCCTCGATTCATCTACGAAGGCATCGGAAGCTACATCGTGTTTATTGGGATCACTTTAGGTTTCCTGTTGTTATTGCGAGTCCATCAGTCGGTGAGTTCTTTGATTAGCCGAATTAACAAGCAACGATAA